GGGCAATCTGCTGGATCTGAGTTAGGTCGTGCAACTGAGTCGGTTCCTCTCACTGGTAGAATATATTGTTTTGTTGTTATTCTTCTCATAATAATTGTATATCATAATCGGTTGCCGGATTATGAAGGTCAAGGCATAGTGCAATCTGCTGGATCTGAGTTAGGTCGTGCAACTGAGTCGGTTCCTCTCACTGGTAGaatatattgtttttttgttATTCTTCTAATAATAATTGTATATCATAATCGGTTGCCGGATTATGAAGGTCAAGGGAGAGTGCAATCTGCTGGATCTGAGTTAGGTCGTGCAACTGAGTCGGTTCCTCTCACTGGTAGAATATATTGTTTTGTTGttattattactactattattatATGTATTACTATTGATAACGGTTGCCGGATGCATAGGTGAAGGAGTGGTGCAGTTTGTTGGAGGATATCGTCGTCCAGCTGAGTCGTTTCTAGCGGTTCCTCGTATTGGTTAGATAGAATATTAAATCGTTTGGTTCTTATTCTTGTTCATATGTATTATTCGTGATGGATAACCGGATGCAGGTCATAAGCTCCGCCGTAGTTCTTCATCACCGAGTCTATCGATTCCGAGGCATTCAACCGGTTAGCTAGTTTCATTTTGTTGTATTCATTTTCTTCGATTTTGTTCAACTGCTTCTATATTTTCTGCCTTCTCTGGAGGCTCCAATGATGGATTCAGTTGGTAAGCATCATACTGGAGATGTGTTGATGGGTGCAGATAGGGGAGGTAAACTTCAGACCGAATTTTCCTTACGCCGATTTAAATAACATAGAGTTAgattagttttgttttgttttgttttgtttgtactCATTTTCTCCGATGCTTCTCTAGGGCCTTCACTTGAGATGATGGATTCAGATGAGGAACTTAAGGTTCAGAATGCAATTGCGGGGCGTTCAACTGAGATTGAGGAGATGGATTGAGATGAGGAAGCATGAAGGTGAGTGATTGTGAATATTACAGGTATAGTGCTTTATTTTTTGAAAGGTAACTACAGGTATAGTGCTTTTATATCATTCTTGAACCTGATATGATTGAGAATTAGACTGTGATTGTGTTGATATGTTTTTGATTCAATAAATAAACTGCTCTTCAGTTGCTGACTTTTCAGCCTTTGACTTAGTCCCTATAAATTGACATTCCAGTTGCTGACCACAACATATGCAACTTGTAACAATTGGACCATATTTAGGCCTTCCTTATTCTCACTACGATAAAACTGTGCCTTGTGTTATTTACGCCTTTCTTATTCTCACTACAATAAAACCGTGCCTCGCGTTAGTTTGAGTATTATCCATAAGTTTGAGG
This is a stretch of genomic DNA from Helianthus annuus cultivar XRQ/B chromosome 16, HanXRQr2.0-SUNRISE, whole genome shotgun sequence. It encodes these proteins:
- the LOC110918154 gene encoding uncharacterized protein LOC110918154 isoform X3, giving the protein MAGKSSTTEKARKPSTYVERTHSFSFIREMLENGTAWLGESRGGQGIGQSAGSELGRATESVPLTGRIYCFVVILLIIIVYHNRLPDYEGQGIVQSAGSELGRATESVPLTGQGRVQSAGSELGRATESVPLTGEGVVQFVGGYRRPAESFLAVPRIGHKLRRSSSSPSLSIPRHSTVGKHHTGDVLMGADRGGPSLEMMDSDEELKVQNAIAGRSTEIEEMD
- the LOC110918154 gene encoding uncharacterized protein LOC110918154 isoform X2 — its product is MAGKSSTTEKARKPSTYVERTHSFSFIREMLENGTAWLGESRGGQGIGQSAGSELGRATESVPLTGQGIVQSAGSELGRATESVPLTGRIYCFFVILLIIIVYHNRLPDYEGQGRVQSAGSELGRATESVPLTGEGVVQFVGGYRRPAESFLAVPRIGHKLRRSSSSPSLSIPRHSTVGKHHTGDVLMGADRGGPSLEMMDSDEELKVQNAIAGRSTEIEEMD
- the LOC110918154 gene encoding uncharacterized protein LOC110918154 isoform X1, which produces MAGKSSTTEKARKPSTYVERTHSFSFIREMLENGTAWLGESRGGQGIGQSAGSELGRATESVPLTGRIYCFVVILLIIIVYHNRLPDYEGQGIVQSAGSELGRATESVPLTGRIYCFFVILLIIIVYHNRLPDYEGQGRVQSAGSELGRATESVPLTGEGVVQFVGGYRRPAESFLAVPRIGHKLRRSSSSPSLSIPRHSTVGKHHTGDVLMGADRGGPSLEMMDSDEELKVQNAIAGRSTEIEEMD
- the LOC110918154 gene encoding uncharacterized protein LOC110918154 isoform X4, producing the protein MAGKSSTTEKARKPSTYVERTHSFSFIREMLENGTAWLGESRGGQGIGQSAGSELGRATESVPLTGQGIVQSAGSELGRATESVPLTGQGRVQSAGSELGRATESVPLTGEGVVQFVGGYRRPAESFLAVPRIGHKLRRSSSSPSLSIPRHSTVGKHHTGDVLMGADRGGPSLEMMDSDEELKVQNAIAGRSTEIEEMD